The following proteins come from a genomic window of Trifolium pratense cultivar HEN17-A07 linkage group LG4, ARS_RC_1.1, whole genome shotgun sequence:
- the LOC123919665 gene encoding dirigent protein 4-like, giving the protein MKNKFTPILVLFLCINLVNCGYYKSKKIVPHHLPNKVTHLHFYYFDIHTGNNPSAVIVARPNQTNPKKSSLFGTVYAIDNPLREGPEETSNVVGNAQGLYVSSSQTEDVTLTMYVDFAFTSGELNGSSFSVLSRNPVREPTRELAVVGGRGKFRMATGFALIRAHFLNVTTADGIIEYNVTIFHY; this is encoded by the coding sequence atgaaaaacaaattcACCCCAATTTTGGTCCTATTCCTTTGTATCAACTTGGTGAATTGTGGATACTATAAATCTAAGAAAATAGTTCCACATCATCTTCCAAACAAGGTAACTCACCTTCACTTCTACTACTTTGATATTCACACAGGCAATAATCCAAGTGCTGTTATTGTGGCACGTCCCAACCAAACAAATCCTAAGAAATCTTCATTGTTTGGTACTGTTTATGCTATTGACAATCCTCTTAGGGAAGGTCCTGAAGAAACATCAAATGTGGTAGGAAATGCACAAGGTTTATATGTTTCATCTAGCCAAACTGAAGATGTGACACTAACTATGTATGTTGATTTTGCTTTCACTTCGGGTGAATTAAATGGAAGTTCCTTTAGTGTTCTTTCGAGGAATCCGGTGAGAGAACCGACGAGGGAACTCGCGGTGGTCGGAGGAAGAGGAAAGTTTAGAATGGCCACTGGTTTTGCTTTGATCAGGGCTCATTTTCTTAATGTTACAACTGCTGATGGGATTATTGAGTATAATGTAACAATTTTCCATTATTAA
- the LOC123919664 gene encoding dirigent protein 4-like: protein MNTIINLLSNWYIYNIHFAQSPYKSKSIKQNILAKRRRNMENKFTPILVLFLCINLVNCGYYKSKTIVPHKLPNKVTHLHFYYFDIHTGNNPSAVIVAHPNQTSDKNPKKSSLFGTVYAIDNPLREGPEETSNVVGNAQGLYVASSQSEDVTLTMYVDFAFTSGKLNGSSFSVLSRNPVREPTRELAVVGGRGKFRMATGFALIRAHFLNVTTGDGIIEYNVTIFHH from the coding sequence atgaataCTATTATAAACTTATTAAGTAATTGGTATATATACAACATACACTTTGCACAATCACCGTACAAATCCAAAAGCATCAAGCAAAATATATTagcaaaaagaagaagaaacatgGAAAACAAATTCACCCCAATTTTGGTCCTATTCCTTTGTATCAACTTGGTGAATTGTGGATACTATAAATCTAAGACTATAGTTCCACATAAACTTCCAAACAAGGTAACTCACCTTCACTTCTACTACTTTGATATTCACACAGGCAATAATCCAAGTGCTGTTATTGTGGCACATCCCAACCAAACAAGTGACAAAAATCCTAAGAAATCTTCATTGTTTGGTACTGTTTATGCTATTGACAATCCTCTTAGGGAAGGTCCTGAAGAAACATCAAATGTGGTAGGAAATGCACAAGGTTTATATGTTGCATCTAGCCAAAGTGAAGATGTGACATTAACTATGTATGTTGATTTTGCTTTCACTTCTGGTAAATTAAATGGAAGTTCCTTTAGTGTTCTTTCGaggaatccggtgagggaaccGACGAGGGAACTCGCGGTGGTCGGAGGAAGAGGAAAGTTTAGAATGGCCACTGGTTTTGCTTTGATTAGGGCCCATTTTCTTAATGTTACAACTGGTGATGGGATTATTGAGTATAATGTAACTATTTTTCATCATTGA
- the LOC123881390 gene encoding red chlorophyll catabolite reductase, chloroplastic, whose amino-acid sequence MVVMICGHFQLSPLSILSSSSSSSSRLQLSSSRCSMMDTHKQGRSKFLEFPYVSAPHKNLMLDLVSKVEDRFQSQLLPCSLPPDVQYYKTSNGTSQVSLHITPGNTHSPIDFVMGSWVHAELPTGGSLDITSLSAYLNSSNDAPNFVFELIRSSPTMLILVLDLPPRKDLVLWPDYLKTFYEDTKLDTHRQALEKIPEVQPYVTSSLFIRTVASPTAIFVRIQTEDDGGERIDGIIRDHIDPISKQVLEIWLDDCACAERDVGEEDKAYLRKRDGVIRNKTIEVDLGSSFPRLFGPEAAKQILEAIKEYFTV is encoded by the exons ATGGTAGTAATGATCTGTGGCCATTTCCAACTTTCACCACTTTCCATcttatcatcttcttcttcttcttcttcaagacTTCAACTTTCATCTTCTCGTTGCTCAATGATGGATACCCACAAACAAGGCCGTAGTAAATTTTTAGAATTTCCATATGTTTCAGCACCCCACAAGAATCTCATGCTTGATCTTGTTTCAAAAGTAGAAGATCGATTTCAGTCTCAGCTTCTTCCTTGCTCACTTCCTCCTGATGTTCAATACTACAAGACCAGCAATGGTACTTCTCAAGTTTCGTTGCATATTACACCAGGCAACACTCATTCTCCT ATAGATTTTGTAATGGGAAGTTGGGTGCATGCTGAGCTACCAACCGGAGGATCGTTAGATATAACATCACTTTCGGCCTATCTGAACAGTTCAAACGATGCACCGAATTTCGTGTTCGAGCTGATCCGTAGCAGTCCAACAATGCTAATTCTTGTACTTGATTTGCCACCTCGAAAAGACCTTGTTCTTTGGCCAGATTACCTTAAAACATTTTACGAGGACACTAAACTCGATACACATAGGCAGGCTTTGGAAAAAATTCCAGAGGTTCAACCTTATGTCACTTCTTCGCTTTTCATCCGCACCGTTGCATCTCCAACTGCTATATTTGTTCGCATTCAGACCGAAGATGATGGAGGTGAGCGGATAGACGGGATCATCAGAGACCATATTGATCCGATTTCAAAGCAAGTGTTGGAGATATGGTTGGATGATTGCGCCTGTGCCGAGAGAGATGTAGGAGAGGAAGATAAAGCTTATCTGAGAAAAAGAGATGGTGTTATTAGAAACAAGACTATTGAGGTTGATCTTGGTTCAAGCTTTCCAAGGTTGTTTGGTCCAGAAGCAGCAAAACAGATTTTGGAAGCCATCAAAGAGTATTTTACTGTTTGA
- the LOC123924032 gene encoding red chlorophyll catabolite reductase-like — protein MEMIIRSHFLHSPPLSILSSFSSLQLSAPRCIMMNTQKQGRSKFLEFPFVSAPHKNLLVDLVTTIEDRFQSNLLPCSLPPHVQHYKNKSDTSQISLQITPGNNDSPVICLLIYFRSDLRQKELSNSSLSAYLNTSNDAPNFVFDLIRSSPTMLIFFLDLLPPKDLVLCPDYLKTFYDDTKLDTHRQTLENLSEVQPYLSSSLFYRAMASPTAIFVRISTENDGGERIDEIIRNYLDPITKQVLGIWLDHCACAKRELGEEERAFLGKRDCVIRNKTIEYDLGSSFPRMFGPEAAKEILEAIKEYFFMKT, from the exons ATGGAAATGATTATCCGTAGCCATTTCCTACATTCACCACCACTTTccattttatcttctttttcaaGTCTTCAACTTTCTGCTCCTCGTTGCATAATGATGAATACACAGAAACAAGGCCGTAGTAAATTTTTAGAATTTCCATTCGTTTCAGCACCACACAAGAACCTTTTGGTTGATCTAGTTACAACAATAGAAGATCGTTTTCAATCTAACCTTCTTCCTTGTTCACTTCCTCCTCATGTTCAACACTACAAGAACAAGAGTGATACTTCTCAAATTTCACTGCAAATTACACCAGGCAACAATGATTCTCCTGTAATTTGCCTACTAATTTAt TTTAGATCGGATTTGAGACAAAAAGAACTATCCAATTCATCACTTTCAGCTTATCTTAACACTTCAAATGATGCACCAAATTTTGTGTTTGATCTAATCCGAAGCAGTCCAACCATGTTAATTTTCTTTCTTGATTTGCTACCTCCAAAAGACCTTGTTCTTTGCCCAGATTATCTAAAAACATTCTACGACGACACTAAACTAGATACACATAGGCAAACTTTGGAAAATCTTTCAGAGGTTCAACCTTATTTATCTTCCTCGCTTTTCTATCGCGCCATGGCGTCTCCAACGGCTATATTTGTTCGCATTTCGACTGAAAATGATGGAGGAGAGCGCATAGACGAGATCATCAGGAACTATTTGGACCCGATTACGAAGCAAGTGTTAGGTATTTGGTTGGATCATTGTGCCTGTGCCAAGAGAGAATTAGGAGAGGAAGAAAGAGCTTTTCTTGGAAAAAGAGATTGTGTCATTAGAAACAAGACTATTGAGTATGATCTTGGTTCAAGCTTTCCAAGGATGTTTGGTCCAGAAgcagcaaaagagatactagaagCCATTAAGGagtatttttttatgaagacttaa
- the LOC123924578 gene encoding dirigent protein 4-like has protein sequence MENKFTPILVLFLCINLVNCGYYKSKKIVPHHLPNKVTHLHFYYFDIHTGNNPSAVIVARPNQTNPKKSSLFGTVYAIDNPLREGPEETSNVVGNAQGLYVSSSQTEDVTLTMYVDFAFTSGELNGSSFSVLSRNPVREPTRELAVVGGRGKFRMATGFALIRAHFLNVTTADGIIEYNVTIFHY, from the coding sequence ATGGAAAACAAATTCACCCCAATTTTGGTCCTATTCCTTTGTATCAACTTGGTGAATTGTGGATACTATAAATCTAAGAAAATAGTTCCACATCATCTTCCAAACAAGGTAACTCACCTTCACTTCTACTACTTTGATATTCACACAGGCAATAATCCAAGTGCAGTTATTGTGGCACGCCCCAACCAAACAAATCCTAAGAAATCTTCATTGTTTGGTACTGTTTATGCTATTGACAATCCTCTTAGGGAAGGTCCTGAAGAAACATCAAATGTGGTAGGAAATGCACAAGGTTTATATGTTTCATCTAGCCAAACTGAAGATGTGACACTAACTATGTATGTTGATTTTGCTTTCACTTCGGGTGAATTAAATGGAAGTTCCTTTAGTGTTCTTTCGAGGAATCCGGTGAGAGAACCGACGAGGGAACTCGCGGTGGTTGGAGGAAGAGGAAAGTTTAGAATGGCCACTGGTTTTGCTTTGATCAGGGCTCATTTTCTTAATGTTACAACTGCTGATGGGATTATTGAGTATAATGTAACAATTTTCCATTATTAA